Part of the Pseudomonas baltica genome is shown below.
TCGGTCTTGAATTTGACCGCCAGCTTGCCGAGGTCGACCGAAGCCGCGCCCAGTTTGAGCTCGCTCATGGCTTTAAGAAGAGGGAATGTTTCGTGTACCGACAGCTCGTGGGAATCGGCCTGGCGGTGACGTGCGAAGCGGTGGGCCTTGAGCAACTCGATCACCGAGCGGTTGATCAGGCTACGGCCGTAGATCGAGGTGACGACATTGTTATTGCGGTATAGCTGGCCGATCAAAGGAATCATCGCCTCGGCGAGTGCTTCACGATCGATCCATTCACCAAGACACTGGTCGGGCTTCTGAGTCACGGGAACCTTCCACATGTAGGGGCTGAGAAAAGGGGCTACATTATGACTTTAACAGGCTGACGGGGGCAATGCGCGAGGTCGCAGGGAGAAACGTTTCAGCGGAAAATTTCCGGCAAGTTTCTTTTGCACAGTCGAAACTGACAGGGGCACAAGGTGCCGGTACAATCGATCTCTTTGTCGTAACGCTTGGAGCTCGATCGCCCGTGCCTGTCCTGCGTCTACCGCTACTCCCTACCGCCGCGCAAAAAACCGCGAGCAAACAGCTCTGGGGCAACCTGCCCGGGGCCGCCCTGAGCCTGGCCATCGCCGAAGCGGCGAGCGCGGCCAAGCGTTTCACCCTGCTGCTGACGGCCGACAGCCAGAGCGCCGACCGCCTCGAACAGGAGCTGCGTTTCTTCGCTCCCGAGCTGCCGGTGCTGCATTTTCCCGATTGGGAAACCCTGCCCTACGATCTGTTCTCGCCGCACCAGGACATCATCTCCCAGCGAATTTCCAGTCTGTATCGCTTGCCGGAGCTCGTCCATGGCGTTTTGGTAGTGCCCATCACCACTGCCCTACATCGCCTGGCGCCTACGCAGTTCCTGCTTGGCAGCAGCCTGGTACTGGACGTTGGTCAACGCCTCGACGTCGAACAGATGCGCACGCGGCTCGAAGCCAGCGGCTATAGATATGTCGACACCGTCTACGAACACGGCGAGTTCACCGTGCGTGGCGCGCTGATCGACCTGTTCCCGATGGGCAGCAAGCTGCCGTACCGTATCGATTTGTTCGATGACGAAATCGAGACCCTGCGCACCTTCGACCCGGAAACCCAGCGCTCGATCGACAAGGTCGAGTCGATTCGCCTGCTGCCGGCCCGGGAATTCCCGCTGCAAAAAGACGAAGTTACCCGGTTCAAGGCGCGTTTTCGCGAGCGCTTCGACGTCGATTTCCGCCGCAGCCCGATCTTCCAGGACCTCAGCAGCGGTATTACCCCCGCTGGTATCGAGTATTACCTGCCGCTGTTCTTCGAGAGCACCTCGACCCTGTTCGACTACCTGCCTCAAGACACCCAGGTGTTTTCGCTGCCGGGCATCGAGCAGGCCGCCGAGCAGTTCTGGAATGATGTGCGCAACCGTTATGAAGAGCGCCGCATCGACCCGATGCGCCCGCTACTGCCGCCCGCCGAGCTGTTTTTGCCGGTCGAGGACTGCTTCGCCCGGCTCAAGACCTGGCCGCGGGTGATCGCCAGCCAGGCCGAGGTCGAAGGCGCCCAGTCGTTCCCCGCCAGCGCCCTGCCGGACCTGGCGATCCAGGCCAAGGCGGCCAATCCGCTGGCGGCGCTGTCCGGGTATATCGAGCAGTTCCCCGGCCGCGTACTGTTCACTGCTGAATCAGCAGGTCGGCGCGAAGTCCTCCTTGAGTTGCTCGATCGCCTCAAACTCAAGCCGCAGACCGTCGATGGCTGGCACGAGTTCGTCAGCAGCAAGGCGCGCCTGGCGATCACCATCGCGCCGCTCGACGACGGCCTGCAGCTCAACGACCCAGCCCTGGCACTGATTGCCGAAAGCCCGTTGTTCGGTCAACGGGTGATGCAGCGTCGTCGCCGGGAAAAACGCAGCGACGGCAGCAACGACGCGGTCATCAAGAACCTCACAGAATTGCGCGAAGGCGCACCGGTGGTGCATATCGACCACGGTGTGGGCCGCTATCTGGGCCTGGCGACGCTGGAAATCGAAGGCCAGGCCGCCGAGTTTCTCACGCTGGAATACGCCGAGAGCGCCAAGCTTTACGTACCCGTGGCCAACCTGCACCTGATTGCCCGCTACACCGGCAGCGATGACGCCTTGGCGCCGCTGCACCGATTGGGCTCTGAAGCCTGGCAGAAAGCCAAGCGCAAAGCCGCCGAACAGGTACGCGACGTGGCCGCCGAGCTGCTCGACATCTATGCCCGGCGTGCCGCACGGGTGGGCTATGCCTTCGCCGACCCGGCGCTGGATTACGAGACGTTCAGCGCCGGCTTCCCGTTCGAGGAAACCCCAGATCAGCAGACCGCTATCGAGGCGGTGCGCGAAGACATGCTGGCCGCCAAGCCGATGGATCGCCTGGTGTGCGGCGACGTCGGCTTCGGCAAGACCGAAGTGGCCATGCGCGCCGCCTTTATTGCCGTGCACGGCGGCAAACAGGTGGCCATTCTGGTGCCCACCACCCTGCTCGCCCAACAGCACTACAACAGCTTCCGCGACCGCTTCGCCGATTGGCCGGTGCGCGTCGAGGTGATGAGCCGCTTCAAGTCGACCAAGGAGGTCAACGACGCGGTGGTCGAACTGGCCGAAGGCAAGATCGACATCGTCATCGGCACCCACAAGCTGCTGCAGGACGACGTCAAGATCAAGAACCTCGGCCTGGTGATCATCGACGAAGAACACCGTTTCGGCGTGCGGCAAAAGGAGCAAATGAAAAACCTGCGCAGCGAGGTCGACATTCTCACCCTCACTGCCACGCCGATTCCGCGCACGCTTAACATGGCCGTGTCGGGCATGCGCGACCTGTCGATCATCGCCACGCCGCCGGCGCGACGCCTGTCGGTACGCACTTTCGTCATGGAGCAGAACAAGAGCACGGTCAAAGAGGCCCTGCTGCGCGAATTGCTGCGTGGCGGCCAGGTGTACTACCTGCACAACGACGTCAAGACCATCGAGAAATGCGCCGCCGACCTGGTCGAACTGGTGCCTGAGGCCCGCATCGGCATCGGCCATGGGCAGATGCGCGAACGCGATCTCGAACAGGTGATGAGCGACTTCTATCACAAGCGCTTCAACGTGCTGATCGCCTCGACCATCATCGAGACCGGCATCGACGTCCCCAGCGCCAACACCATCATCATCGAGCGCGCCGACAAGTTCGGTCTGGCGCAATTGCACCAACTGCGCGGCCGCGTCGGGCGCAGTCACCACCAGGCCTATGCGTACCTGCTCACGCCACCCCGCCAGCAGATCACCGGTGACGCCGAGAAGCGCCTCGAAGCCATCGCCAACACCCAGGACCTGGGTGCCGGTTTCGTGCTGGCCACCAACGACCTCGAGATCCGCGGCGCCGGCGAGTTGCTGGGCGAAGGCCAGAGCGGGCAGATCCAGGCGGTGGGCTTCACCCTTTATATGGAAATGCTCGAACGCGCGGTCAAGGCCATTCGCAAAGGCGAACAGCCGAATCTCGATCAGCCGCTGGGCGGCGGTCCGGAGGTCAACCTGCGGGTACCGGCGTTGATTCCCGACGACTACCTGCCTGACGTGCATACGCGCCTGATCCTCTACAAGCGCATCGCCTCGGCGGCCGACGAAGAAGGCCTCAAGGACCTGCAAGTGGAGATGATCGACCGCTTCGGCCTGCTGCCCGAGCCGACCAAGAATTTAGTACGCATCACCCTGCTCAAGCTGCAGGCAGAAAAACTCGGCATCAAGAAAATCGACGGCGGCCCGCAAGGCGGCCGCCTGGAGTTCGCGGCCGAAACGCCGGTCGATCCGCTGACCCTGATCAAGCTGATCCAGAGCCAGCCCAAGCGCTACAAGTTCGAAGGCGCCACGTTGTTCAAGTTCATAGTGCCCATGGAGCGCCCGGAGGAGCGCTTCAATGTGGTCGAAGCGCTGCTCGAACGCCTGACACCGGCCTCATCATGAGGGCGGCGCCGATGGGCTTGAACCCGCCTGCCGCGATGGCGCGCTGAGATGCCCGAGCGCCTGATCGACGACCTCGCGCCCAAGCCTCGGCTATGGTTGGGCAGTGTCGAGTTCAGTGCCTTCGAGCCGCGCAACGGCCGCATGCAGCGCTACGTGCAACATCGCGCGGCGCTGGCTTACGGCTATGCCGGTGAATATGTCGCCACCAACGGCCACGGCAACGGCGCCATCATCAAACGCGAGGCCGACGACACCCTGCGTATCCAGCGCCAACCGCTGGCGGAAAAAGCCCTGCGCGAAACCCTGCAGCAATTGGGCTTCAAGATCGCCACGCGGCAGAGCAAGGCGCTGCCTGAAAGCGCCGGTGATATCTTCGAATTGCCCAGCGACGGCGCCTGGCTGCGTTTCGTGCTCAACGAGTTGCCGGGCCTGCGTCGCCAGGGCTGGGAGATCGAGTACTCAGAAGAATTCGCCTTCGACCTGACGCCGGTGGATGACTGGTACGCGGTGATCGACGAGGGCCCCGAGCGCGACTGGTTCGACCTCGAGCTGGGCATCGTGGTCAACGGCGAACGCCTGAGCCTGCTGCCCATCCTCATCAATCTGCTGCGCACCCACCCTGAACTGCTTAACCCGGCGCAGATGGCTCGGCGCCGTGACGACGAACAGATCCTCGTGCCGCTGCACAGCCACCCAGCGGGCAAGCAACGCCCGGTGCAGGTCGCCCTGCCCTATGGCCGCCTGAAACCAGTATTGGCGACCCTGGGCGACTTCTACAAACAGGAGCCGGGCGAAACCAAGCTGCGCCTGTCGACCCCCGACGCGTTGCGCCTCAATGCCTTGCAACAGTTGCCGCTGTGCTGGGAAGGCGGCGAGCGCATGCGCGACTTTGCCGAACGCCTGCGCGATGTGCGTCAGCAAGCAGCGGTAGTGCCCGAAGGATTGCGGGCGCAGTTGCGCCCCTATCAGCTGGACGGCCTTAGCTGGATGCAGGCGCTGCGCGAGCTGGGCGTCGGCGGCATCCTCGCCGATGACATGGGCCTGGGCAAGACGTTGCAGACCCTGGCGCATCTGTTGGTGGAAAAGAACGCCGGACGTCTCGACCGACCGGCCATGGTGGTCATGCCCACCAGTCTGATCCCCAACTGGCAAGACGAGGCCGAACGCTTCGCCCCGCAGTT
Proteins encoded:
- the mfd gene encoding transcription-repair coupling factor, with the translated sequence MPVLRLPLLPTAAQKTASKQLWGNLPGAALSLAIAEAASAAKRFTLLLTADSQSADRLEQELRFFAPELPVLHFPDWETLPYDLFSPHQDIISQRISSLYRLPELVHGVLVVPITTALHRLAPTQFLLGSSLVLDVGQRLDVEQMRTRLEASGYRYVDTVYEHGEFTVRGALIDLFPMGSKLPYRIDLFDDEIETLRTFDPETQRSIDKVESIRLLPAREFPLQKDEVTRFKARFRERFDVDFRRSPIFQDLSSGITPAGIEYYLPLFFESTSTLFDYLPQDTQVFSLPGIEQAAEQFWNDVRNRYEERRIDPMRPLLPPAELFLPVEDCFARLKTWPRVIASQAEVEGAQSFPASALPDLAIQAKAANPLAALSGYIEQFPGRVLFTAESAGRREVLLELLDRLKLKPQTVDGWHEFVSSKARLAITIAPLDDGLQLNDPALALIAESPLFGQRVMQRRRREKRSDGSNDAVIKNLTELREGAPVVHIDHGVGRYLGLATLEIEGQAAEFLTLEYAESAKLYVPVANLHLIARYTGSDDALAPLHRLGSEAWQKAKRKAAEQVRDVAAELLDIYARRAARVGYAFADPALDYETFSAGFPFEETPDQQTAIEAVREDMLAAKPMDRLVCGDVGFGKTEVAMRAAFIAVHGGKQVAILVPTTLLAQQHYNSFRDRFADWPVRVEVMSRFKSTKEVNDAVVELAEGKIDIVIGTHKLLQDDVKIKNLGLVIIDEEHRFGVRQKEQMKNLRSEVDILTLTATPIPRTLNMAVSGMRDLSIIATPPARRLSVRTFVMEQNKSTVKEALLRELLRGGQVYYLHNDVKTIEKCAADLVELVPEARIGIGHGQMRERDLEQVMSDFYHKRFNVLIASTIIETGIDVPSANTIIIERADKFGLAQLHQLRGRVGRSHHQAYAYLLTPPRQQITGDAEKRLEAIANTQDLGAGFVLATNDLEIRGAGELLGEGQSGQIQAVGFTLYMEMLERAVKAIRKGEQPNLDQPLGGGPEVNLRVPALIPDDYLPDVHTRLILYKRIASAADEEGLKDLQVEMIDRFGLLPEPTKNLVRITLLKLQAEKLGIKKIDGGPQGGRLEFAAETPVDPLTLIKLIQSQPKRYKFEGATLFKFIVPMERPEERFNVVEALLERLTPASS